A single genomic interval of Polynucleobacter necessarius harbors:
- the rpmI gene encoding 50S ribosomal protein L35, translating into MPKMKSKSSAKKRFTVRAGGTIKRGQAFKRHILTKKTTKNKRHLRGSTEVAKADVKSIRSMLPYA; encoded by the coding sequence ATGCCCAAGATGAAGAGCAAGAGTAGCGCTAAAAAGCGCTTCACGGTTCGCGCAGGCGGAACGATTAAACGAGGTCAGGCTTTCAAACGCCACATCCTCACCAAGAAGACCACAAAGAACAAGCGTCATTTGCGTGGTTCCACAGAAGTTGCGAAAGCTGACGTTAAGTCAATTCGCTCTATGCTTCCATATGCTTAA
- the pheS gene encoding phenylalanine--tRNA ligase subunit alpha gives MVSIDHIVEDAKRDFLGAADAAALEDAKAKYLGKSGVLTERLKALGGMSPEERKSAGAQINQLKTKVEAALQERRQALSDAVLMQRLAAESIDVSLPGRGQAVGSLHPVMRTWERVEEIFRSIGFDVADGPEIETDWFNFTALNSPEDHPARSMQDTFYIDGKDSHEKPLLLRTHTSPIQVRYASEHVKKYAHADVMPPIKVIAPGRTYRVDSDATHSPMFHQVEGLWIAESVSFADFKGVYTDFLRTFFETNELQVRFRPSYFPFTEPSAEIDMAFGSDKLAGRWLEISGAGQVHPNVLRNMGIDSERYTGFAFGSGLERLTMLRYGVDDLRLFFENDLRFLAQFPA, from the coding sequence ATGGTTTCTATCGACCACATTGTCGAGGATGCTAAACGTGATTTCCTCGGAGCTGCCGATGCGGCGGCTCTAGAGGACGCGAAAGCCAAGTATCTCGGTAAGTCAGGTGTTCTCACTGAGCGTTTAAAAGCGCTGGGTGGAATGTCGCCTGAGGAGCGCAAGAGTGCTGGCGCCCAAATTAATCAACTCAAAACCAAAGTAGAAGCTGCATTACAAGAGCGTCGCCAAGCTTTGTCCGATGCTGTATTAATGCAACGTCTTGCAGCGGAGTCTATTGATGTTTCCTTGCCTGGTCGTGGTCAAGCAGTAGGTAGCTTGCATCCAGTGATGCGCACCTGGGAACGCGTTGAGGAAATTTTCCGCTCCATTGGTTTTGATGTGGCAGACGGACCTGAAATTGAAACTGATTGGTTTAATTTCACCGCCTTAAATAGCCCTGAGGATCATCCTGCGCGCTCGATGCAGGATACGTTTTATATCGATGGCAAGGATTCCCATGAGAAACCTTTGTTATTGCGCACGCATACCAGCCCAATTCAGGTTCGCTATGCGAGTGAGCATGTTAAGAAATACGCGCACGCAGATGTCATGCCGCCAATCAAAGTGATTGCGCCTGGCAGAACTTATCGTGTTGATAGCGACGCAACCCACTCACCAATGTTCCATCAAGTTGAAGGCTTGTGGATTGCTGAGAGCGTTTCTTTTGCAGACTTCAAAGGCGTCTATACAGACTTCTTAAGAACCTTTTTTGAAACCAACGAATTACAAGTTCGTTTCCGTCCATCGTATTTTCCATTCACTGAGCCATCAGCTGAGATTGATATGGCTTTTGGTAGCGACAAACTTGCTGGCCGTTGGTTGGAAATCTCGGGAGCGGGACAAGTGCATCCAAACGTATTGCGCAATATGGGTATCGATTCAGAGCGCTATACCGGCTTTGCTTTTGGCTCTGGTCTAGAGCGCTTAACGATGTTGCGCTACGGTGTGGATGATTTGCGCTTGTTCTTTGAAAACGATTTGCGTTTCTTGGCGCAGTTCCCTGCATAA
- the thrS gene encoding threonine--tRNA ligase: protein MLVVTLPDGAKREFEASVRVADVAQSIGSGLAKAALGGIVDGKMVDTSFVIDRDSQLAIITDQSPEALEIVRHSTAHLLAYAVKELFPDVQVTIGPVVENGFYYDFSYHRPFTPDDLVALEKKMTELAKKDEPVTRTVLPRDEAIQFFKDKGENYKAELIASIPQGEDVSLYAEGKFTDLCRGPHVPSTGKLKIFKLIKLAGAYWRGDSKNEMLQRIYGTAWLRKEDQDAYLHMLEESEKRDHRRLGKQLDLFHFQEEAPGLIFWHPKGWSIWQEVEQYIRRVYQQEGYQEVKAPQILDRGLWEKSGHWENYKENMFTTESENRAYALKPMNCPGHVQIYNSGLHSYRELPLRFGEFGQCHRNEPSGALHGLMRVRGFTQDDGHIFCTEDQIQSEVAAFDKAVRAVYQDFGFTEVAVKLALRPAKRVGDDAIWDKAEEALRGALKASGKAWEELPGEGAFYGPKIEYHLKDSIGRTWQCGTIQVDFSMPARLGAEYVAEDNGRKTPVMLHRAIVGSLERFIGILIENHAGNMPVWFAPTQAVVLNISGNSAAYAQQVQQLMKKQGFRVESDLRNEKITYKIREHALQKIPFLLVVGGKESESNTVAVRARGGVDLGVMPIDAFVARLQQDISQKVGPEPS, encoded by the coding sequence ATGCTTGTAGTTACTCTGCCCGATGGAGCAAAACGTGAGTTTGAGGCTTCAGTTCGTGTAGCGGATGTCGCCCAGAGTATTGGTAGCGGCCTCGCAAAAGCCGCCTTAGGTGGCATTGTGGACGGCAAGATGGTCGATACCAGCTTTGTGATTGATAGAGACAGTCAGCTAGCTATTATTACTGACCAAAGCCCTGAAGCTCTAGAAATTGTTCGTCATTCCACTGCGCACTTGTTGGCTTACGCCGTAAAAGAATTATTCCCAGATGTGCAAGTGACAATTGGTCCAGTGGTAGAGAATGGTTTTTACTATGACTTTTCCTATCATCGTCCATTTACACCGGATGACTTAGTTGCTCTAGAAAAGAAAATGACTGAGCTCGCTAAAAAGGATGAGCCAGTAACACGCACTGTATTGCCGCGTGACGAAGCAATTCAATTCTTTAAAGATAAAGGTGAGAATTACAAGGCAGAACTGATTGCCAGCATTCCTCAAGGTGAGGATGTCTCCTTATATGCCGAAGGTAAGTTCACCGACTTATGTCGTGGCCCGCACGTACCATCTACTGGCAAGCTCAAGATATTTAAGTTGATCAAGCTCGCTGGTGCTTACTGGCGCGGTGATAGCAAGAATGAGATGTTGCAGCGTATCTACGGTACAGCTTGGCTGCGTAAAGAAGACCAAGATGCTTATTTGCATATGCTTGAAGAGTCCGAGAAGCGCGACCATCGTCGCCTCGGTAAGCAACTGGATTTATTCCATTTTCAAGAAGAAGCGCCGGGACTCATTTTCTGGCATCCAAAGGGTTGGTCAATTTGGCAAGAGGTAGAGCAATACATACGTCGCGTGTATCAGCAAGAAGGCTATCAAGAAGTCAAAGCGCCACAGATTTTGGATCGTGGCCTATGGGAAAAATCGGGTCACTGGGAAAACTATAAAGAGAATATGTTCACGACTGAGTCGGAGAATCGTGCTTATGCATTAAAGCCGATGAACTGTCCTGGTCACGTACAAATTTATAACTCCGGCTTGCATAGTTATCGTGAGTTGCCATTGCGTTTCGGTGAGTTTGGTCAGTGTCATCGCAATGAACCATCGGGTGCATTGCATGGCTTAATGCGTGTCCGCGGCTTCACGCAAGATGATGGCCATATCTTCTGCACCGAAGATCAAATTCAATCTGAGGTTGCTGCTTTTGATAAAGCCGTACGTGCGGTTTATCAGGATTTTGGTTTTACCGAAGTAGCTGTCAAGCTAGCTTTGCGTCCAGCTAAGCGTGTTGGCGACGATGCTATTTGGGATAAAGCGGAAGAAGCCCTTCGTGGCGCATTGAAAGCTTCTGGCAAAGCATGGGAAGAATTACCAGGCGAGGGTGCCTTTTACGGTCCAAAAATCGAATATCACCTCAAAGACTCCATTGGACGCACTTGGCAATGCGGCACGATTCAGGTGGATTTCTCAATGCCGGCTCGTTTGGGTGCTGAATATGTCGCTGAAGACAATGGCCGCAAGACTCCGGTCATGCTACATAGAGCAATTGTGGGCTCTTTAGAGCGTTTTATCGGCATTTTGATCGAAAATCATGCTGGAAATATGCCAGTTTGGTTTGCTCCAACCCAGGCTGTAGTCCTGAATATCTCCGGAAATTCTGCTGCATATGCACAACAAGTGCAGCAATTGATGAAAAAACAAGGGTTTAGAGTCGAATCGGATTTGCGGAACGAGAAAATTACGTATAAAATACGCGAGCACGCATTACAGAAGATTCCGTTTTTGCTTGTTGTAGGGGGTAAAGAATCTGAAAGTAATACGGTGGCCGTTCGTGCCCGTGGCGGAGTGGATTTGGGTGTAATGCCTATTGATGCCTTCGTTGCCCGACTCCAGCAGGATATATCCCAGAAAGTCGGACCCGAGCCTAGCTAG
- the rplT gene encoding 50S ribosomal protein L20, producing MPRVKRGVTARARHKKITDAASGYRGRRKNVFRIAKQAVMRAGQYAYRDRRNKKRVFRALWIARINAAVRQHDMTYSVFMNGMKKAAIELDRKVLSDMAIADKAAFSALVTRIKSVVNAAA from the coding sequence ATGCCAAGAGTCAAACGTGGGGTTACAGCAAGAGCCCGTCATAAGAAAATTACTGATGCCGCTTCAGGTTACCGCGGTCGTCGTAAAAACGTATTCCGTATTGCTAAGCAAGCGGTTATGCGTGCTGGTCAATATGCCTATCGTGACCGTCGCAACAAGAAACGTGTATTCCGTGCTTTATGGATTGCTCGTATCAACGCGGCAGTTCGTCAGCATGACATGACCTATAGCGTGTTCATGAATGGTATGAAGAAAGCTGCGATCGAACTCGACCGCAAAGTACTTTCTGATATGGCCATTGCTGACAAAGCGGCATTTTCTGCTTTGGTGACTCGGATCAAATCCGTAGTAAACGCTGCAGCTTAA
- a CDS encoding RelA/SpoT family protein, with translation MANASPQSEKVALFQDAWYGEPAELHAAGVLRILQSLNLDEATLIAASNIASTHGKEALIKLIGEEPAKLLIGYRGLRQAQAKLMRDDGGLSVTGQEEMLRKMLLAFVDDLRVVPIYLASRLQTLRWVTQEKIDMPGALAQEILNIDASLANRLGIWQMKWEMEDLAFRVMSPDTYREIAKMLDAKRIERQSFIDQIVLQLQEELKAAQINGEVLGRPKHIYSIWKKMQGKSLDFANLYDVRAFRVLVEDVKTCYAVLGIAHNIWQPVPREFDDYIARPKPNGYQSLHTVVMNDDGTAFEIQVRTQEMHQQSEYGLAAHWRYKEGACVGMATPPNLTKTNKPNVSHQQGTHSAEVAYERQIALARQLISWKEDAWEQLKHHEIDDHIYVLTPFGKVISLEKGSTPIDFAYVVHTNLGHRCRGARVDGAMVPLETALQNGQTVEIIAVKHGGPSRDWISPDKNYLRSQRARQRVRAWFNALDDEEAGQNLKPVDSNADAHVETKGSPINPNPPEIVLRTSAGKHAQSGDVLVVGVDSLLTQLARCCRPVPPDAIAGFVTQGRGVAIHRRSCKTFRGLLERAPERVIQTAWTASASDPVVNQEQKRVFPADLVVTGLDRPELMRELFETLTRQGVHVIDLRKSAKKGLAQILLTVEVKGSEVLRVVQNSLEEVKEVTQVRRR, from the coding sequence GAGCTGCATGCTGCAGGTGTACTGAGAATATTGCAGTCCCTTAATCTCGATGAAGCCACATTAATTGCCGCAAGTAATATTGCCAGCACTCATGGGAAGGAAGCGCTGATTAAGCTCATAGGCGAAGAGCCTGCTAAGTTGCTCATTGGTTATCGCGGTTTACGTCAAGCGCAAGCAAAGCTGATGCGCGATGATGGTGGCCTTAGCGTTACCGGACAGGAAGAGATGCTGCGCAAAATGCTTTTAGCATTTGTCGATGATCTACGTGTAGTACCCATTTATCTTGCCTCTCGTTTGCAGACTTTGCGTTGGGTCACTCAGGAAAAAATTGATATGCCGGGTGCTTTGGCACAGGAAATTTTGAATATCGATGCTTCATTAGCTAACCGCTTGGGTATTTGGCAAATGAAATGGGAGATGGAGGACTTGGCGTTTCGGGTAATGTCGCCCGACACCTATCGTGAGATCGCTAAGATGCTCGATGCTAAACGCATTGAGCGCCAATCCTTCATCGATCAAATCGTATTGCAGTTGCAAGAAGAGCTAAAAGCAGCGCAGATTAATGGCGAAGTACTGGGGCGTCCAAAACACATCTATAGCATCTGGAAAAAAATGCAGGGCAAGTCTTTGGATTTTGCTAATTTATATGACGTGAGGGCGTTTCGGGTATTGGTAGAGGATGTGAAGACGTGCTATGCCGTTCTGGGGATAGCACATAACATCTGGCAGCCCGTTCCACGTGAGTTTGATGATTACATCGCAAGGCCTAAGCCTAACGGTTATCAATCATTGCACACCGTCGTGATGAATGATGACGGCACCGCGTTTGAGATTCAGGTGCGCACACAAGAGATGCATCAGCAATCTGAGTATGGTTTGGCGGCACACTGGCGTTACAAGGAGGGTGCTTGCGTCGGCATGGCTACCCCACCTAATCTAACAAAGACTAATAAGCCAAATGTTAGCCATCAACAAGGTACGCATAGCGCTGAAGTGGCTTATGAGCGACAAATTGCTTTGGCTCGTCAGCTCATTTCCTGGAAAGAGGATGCATGGGAACAGCTGAAGCATCATGAGATTGACGATCATATTTATGTTCTCACACCCTTTGGAAAAGTGATCTCGCTCGAGAAGGGTTCGACCCCCATTGATTTTGCTTATGTGGTCCATACCAATCTGGGGCATCGTTGTCGTGGAGCCAGAGTTGATGGCGCAATGGTTCCTCTAGAGACTGCATTGCAGAATGGTCAGACGGTAGAAATTATTGCCGTGAAACATGGCGGACCATCTAGAGATTGGATTAGTCCGGATAAAAACTATCTTCGCTCTCAAAGAGCGCGTCAAAGAGTGCGAGCATGGTTTAACGCGCTAGATGATGAAGAGGCTGGGCAAAATCTAAAGCCAGTGGATAGTAACGCTGACGCTCATGTAGAGACTAAAGGCAGCCCAATAAATCCAAACCCACCAGAAATTGTTTTGCGAACGAGTGCGGGCAAGCACGCCCAAAGCGGCGATGTTTTGGTGGTAGGCGTCGACTCACTGCTAACTCAGTTGGCGCGTTGCTGCAGGCCCGTTCCACCGGATGCAATTGCGGGATTTGTGACGCAAGGAAGGGGTGTTGCGATTCATCGGCGTTCTTGTAAAACTTTTAGGGGTTTACTGGAAAGGGCTCCTGAGAGGGTTATTCAGACAGCATGGACCGCTTCGGCGTCGGATCCCGTAGTAAACCAAGAGCAAAAACGGGTATTCCCAGCTGATTTAGTAGTCACCGGCTTAGATCGTCCCGAGTTAATGCGAGAGCTCTTTGAGACTCTGACTAGGCAGGGCGTACATGTCATTGATCTGCGCAAATCGGCCAAAAAAGGTCTAGCGCAGATCCTTTTAACGGTTGAGGTGAAGGGCTCTGAGGTCTTGAGGGTCGTTCAAAACAGTCTGGAAGAGGTGAAAGAGGTCACCCAAGTGCGCCGCCGGTGA
- the infC gene encoding translation initiation factor IF-3 — protein MKKIATEKLRRINREITAPEVRLIGMDGEPIGIVKLSEALAAVEEKETDLVEIAPTAVPPVVRIMDFGKFKYQEAKRMHEAKLKQKVIQVKEVKFRPGTDDGDYGVKLRNLIRFLEDGDKTKITLRFRGREMAHQEIGVRMLERLKLDLVEYGQVEQFPKMEGRQMVMVLAPIRKAK, from the coding sequence ATTAAGAAGATCGCTACTGAAAAATTGCGGCGCATTAACCGGGAAATTACTGCTCCTGAAGTGCGTTTGATTGGAATGGATGGTGAGCCCATCGGCATCGTTAAGTTGAGTGAAGCCTTGGCTGCGGTAGAAGAGAAAGAAACCGATTTGGTTGAAATTGCTCCGACGGCTGTGCCACCTGTAGTCCGCATCATGGACTTCGGCAAATTCAAATACCAAGAAGCCAAGCGGATGCATGAAGCTAAGCTTAAGCAAAAGGTAATTCAGGTGAAGGAAGTGAAATTCCGCCCTGGTACTGATGATGGTGACTACGGTGTGAAGCTACGCAATCTAATCCGCTTTTTGGAAGATGGCGATAAGACAAAGATTACGCTGCGATTTCGGGGTCGTGAAATGGCACACCAAGAAATCGGAGTCAGAATGTTGGAGCGTTTGAAGTTGGATCTCGTGGAGTACGGCCAAGTCGAACAGTTTCCGAAGATGGAAGGCCGCCAGATGGTGATGGTGTTGGCCCCCATTCGTAAGGCTAAGTAA